One Pectobacterium brasiliense DNA window includes the following coding sequences:
- a CDS encoding PLP-dependent aminotransferase family protein, with translation MTRYQHLAGLLEQRIEQGLYQSGERLPSVRALSAEHGVSISTVQQAYHLLETRQLIMPQPRSGYFVTPRKATPPVPALTRPAQRPVEITQWESVLELVNVRLETNVLKFGSGMPDVSQPTIKPLWKEMARLCQYQDPRILQYDSVYGVPALREQIARLTVDCGCQLTQDDIVITTGCQEALFVAVRAVCQPGDIVAVESPAFPGTMQILRGLDIKAIEIPTDSVTGISLEALRLALDQWPIKAVLLVPSCNNPLGFIMPDARKKSLVTLAQHFDIAIIEDDAYGELAYEYPRPRAIKSFDEDGRVLLCSSFSKNLAPGLRVGWIAPGRYLERVIHTKYISTGSTVVQPQLAVAEFIRNGHYQPHLRRMRAQYKANLDTFTCWVREYFPSNICVSRPQGGFLMWIELPEYFDSLKLSREVRKAGIQIAAGSLFSASGKYRNCLRLNYANRFTEEMREGLRIVGSEIAKMMHTFPDQNVT, from the coding sequence ATGACGCGTTATCAACACCTGGCTGGGCTGTTAGAACAGCGGATCGAACAAGGGTTGTATCAAAGTGGGGAGCGCCTGCCTTCTGTGCGAGCGCTGAGTGCAGAACATGGTGTGAGCATCAGTACCGTCCAGCAAGCCTATCATCTGCTGGAAACCCGGCAGTTGATTATGCCGCAGCCGCGTTCGGGATATTTTGTTACGCCGCGTAAGGCAACGCCGCCCGTACCCGCGCTGACGCGTCCTGCTCAACGCCCGGTTGAGATCACGCAGTGGGAATCGGTGCTGGAGTTGGTGAATGTGCGTCTGGAAACCAACGTGTTGAAATTTGGCAGCGGAATGCCGGATGTGAGCCAGCCGACCATCAAACCACTGTGGAAAGAGATGGCTCGCCTCTGCCAGTATCAGGATCCCCGGATCTTACAGTATGACAGCGTATATGGCGTGCCTGCGTTGCGTGAACAGATTGCCCGTCTTACGGTCGACTGCGGCTGCCAGCTGACTCAAGATGATATTGTGATCACGACCGGATGTCAGGAAGCCTTATTTGTTGCGGTCCGCGCCGTTTGCCAACCCGGCGACATCGTGGCCGTTGAATCACCCGCTTTTCCGGGTACGATGCAGATCCTCCGTGGACTAGATATCAAAGCGATCGAGATCCCAACCGATTCGGTAACGGGGATCAGCCTTGAAGCGTTAAGACTGGCGTTGGATCAGTGGCCGATCAAAGCCGTGCTTCTGGTGCCGAGCTGTAACAACCCGCTTGGCTTCATCATGCCTGACGCCCGCAAGAAATCGCTGGTGACGCTGGCGCAGCATTTTGATATCGCGATTATTGAAGATGATGCCTATGGCGAGCTGGCTTATGAATATCCGCGTCCCCGCGCGATAAAATCATTTGATGAAGATGGGCGTGTACTGTTGTGCAGTTCGTTTTCAAAGAATCTGGCACCCGGTTTGCGCGTTGGCTGGATCGCCCCGGGGCGCTATCTGGAACGCGTGATCCATACAAAATACATCAGTACGGGATCGACGGTGGTACAGCCCCAGCTAGCCGTGGCGGAATTTATTCGTAACGGACACTATCAGCCTCATCTACGCCGTATGCGTGCTCAGTACAAGGCTAATCTGGATACGTTTACCTGCTGGGTTCGTGAGTATTTTCCGTCCAATATTTGTGTGAGTCGCCCGCAAGGTGGCTTTCTGATGTGGATTGAACTGCCTGAATATTTTGATTCGCTCAAGCTCAGCCGTGAGGTCAGAAAAGCGGGCATACAGATAGCTGCGGGTTCGCTCTTCTCCGCCTCGGGAAAATACCGTAATTGTCTTCGGCTCAATTATGCCAATCGCTTCACGGAAGAGATGAGGGAAGGGCTGCGCATCGTGGGGAGTGAAATCGCGAAGATGATGCACACGTTTCCTGACCAGAACGTAACCTGA
- the thiH gene encoding 2-iminoacetate synthase ThiH, with protein MNVDFQTVWEQLDWDDLTLRINGKTARDVERALAVPHLTRDDFMALISPAASAYLEPLAQRAQQLTRQRFGNTVSFYVPLYLSNLCSNDCTYCGFSMSNHIKRKTLDEAEILRECAAIKELGFEHLLLVTGEHQRKVGMDYFRRVFPLIRPLFSSLMIEVQPLSQDEYAELKALGLDGVMVYQETYHPATYQLHHLKGQKQDFHWRLATPDRLGRAGIDKIGLGALIGLSNSWRTDCYMVAEHLLHLQQSYWQSRYSISFPRLRPCAGGIEPASIMDEAQLMQVICAFRLLSPDIELSLSTRESPFFRDHAIPIAINNVSAFSKTQPGGYADDHPELEQFSPHDSRRPEDVAQAIIRAGLQPVWKDWDGYLGR; from the coding sequence ATGAACGTCGATTTCCAAACCGTCTGGGAACAGCTCGACTGGGATGACCTGACGCTGCGCATCAACGGAAAAACCGCACGTGATGTTGAACGAGCGCTTGCTGTCCCACACCTGACGCGTGACGATTTTATGGCGCTCATTTCACCTGCCGCCAGTGCCTATCTGGAACCGCTAGCTCAGCGGGCACAGCAGCTTACCCGACAGCGTTTCGGCAATACGGTAAGCTTCTATGTCCCGCTGTATCTGTCCAATCTGTGCTCCAACGACTGTACCTACTGCGGCTTTTCGATGAGTAACCACATCAAGCGAAAAACGCTGGATGAAGCGGAGATCCTGCGTGAATGCGCCGCTATCAAGGAACTGGGGTTTGAACACCTGTTGCTCGTGACCGGCGAGCACCAGCGTAAAGTAGGCATGGATTATTTTCGTCGCGTCTTTCCGCTGATCCGACCGCTCTTTAGTTCGCTGATGATTGAAGTTCAGCCCTTGTCGCAGGACGAGTACGCCGAATTAAAAGCACTGGGTCTGGATGGCGTGATGGTCTATCAGGAAACCTATCATCCGGCGACCTACCAGTTGCACCATCTAAAAGGACAAAAGCAGGATTTCCACTGGCGACTCGCCACACCGGATCGATTGGGTCGTGCGGGGATCGACAAGATCGGGCTGGGTGCCTTAATCGGCCTGTCCAATAGCTGGCGCACCGACTGCTACATGGTGGCGGAACACCTGCTGCACTTACAGCAGAGCTATTGGCAGAGCCGGTATTCTATCTCGTTCCCGCGCCTGCGCCCCTGTGCGGGCGGCATTGAACCGGCGTCGATTATGGATGAAGCGCAGCTCATGCAGGTGATTTGCGCATTCCGATTGCTGTCGCCGGATATTGAACTGTCGCTTTCCACGCGTGAGTCGCCTTTCTTCCGCGATCATGCCATTCCTATCGCGATTAACAACGTCAGCGCATTTTCTAAAACCCAGCCAGGTGGCTACGCCGACGACCATCCGGAACTGGAACAGTTTTCACCGCATGACTCGCGGCGCCCTGAAGACGTGGCGCAGGCCATCATACGCGCAGGTCTCCAACCCGTGTGGAAAGACTGGGACGGTTATTTGGGCAGATAG
- a CDS encoding thiazole synthase, translated as MLHIADTTFTSRLLTGTGKFSTPELMLAALEASGSQLVTMAMKRVDLNGGNDAILAPLRQLGIKLLPNTSGAKTADEAIFAARLAREALGTRWLKLEIHPDVKYLLPDPIETLKAAEQLVKEGFTVLPYCGADPVLCKRLEEVGCAAVMPLGAPIGSNQGLQTRDFLRIIIEQARVPVIVDAGIGAPSHAADALEMGADAVLVNTAIAVARDPVAMAHAFRLAVDAGGLACQAGLGSKQFVASATSPLTGFLHRQTEGTK; from the coding sequence ATGCTGCACATTGCCGATACGACATTCACTTCACGGCTGCTGACTGGCACCGGGAAATTCTCTACGCCAGAACTGATGCTGGCAGCGCTTGAAGCTTCCGGCTCTCAGTTGGTGACCATGGCGATGAAACGCGTTGACCTGAACGGCGGCAACGATGCCATTCTTGCCCCGCTACGCCAGCTCGGCATTAAGCTGCTGCCGAATACGTCAGGTGCCAAAACCGCAGACGAAGCCATTTTTGCGGCCCGGCTGGCACGTGAAGCGCTGGGCACTCGCTGGCTGAAACTGGAAATTCATCCCGATGTGAAATACCTGCTGCCCGACCCTATCGAAACCCTGAAGGCCGCCGAACAGCTGGTAAAAGAGGGATTCACGGTACTGCCCTACTGCGGTGCCGACCCGGTACTATGCAAACGGCTGGAAGAAGTCGGCTGCGCGGCGGTGATGCCGCTGGGCGCACCGATTGGCTCCAATCAGGGACTGCAAACGCGTGACTTTCTCCGCATCATCATCGAACAGGCGCGCGTTCCAGTGATTGTCGATGCGGGTATTGGCGCCCCCAGCCATGCGGCTGATGCGCTGGAAATGGGAGCCGATGCCGTTCTGGTCAACACGGCCATCGCCGTTGCTCGCGATCCCGTAGCGATGGCACACGCATTTCGGCTGGCAGTCGATGCCGGAGGGCTTGCTTGTCAGGCCGGGCTGGGAAGTAAGCAGTTTGTCGCCAGCGCCACCAGCCCGCTCACCGGTTTTCTTCATCGGCAAACAGAAGGGACAAAGTAA
- the thiS gene encoding sulfur carrier protein ThiS, with product MRITLNDEPFEFPEAITVEALLSQINRLQPGTALAINQTIIPHATWSQHQVQDGDDILLFQAIAGG from the coding sequence ATGAGAATCACGCTGAATGATGAGCCTTTTGAATTTCCAGAGGCCATCACGGTTGAGGCGCTGCTGAGCCAGATCAATCGGCTCCAGCCTGGCACAGCGTTAGCCATCAACCAGACCATTATCCCGCACGCCACCTGGTCGCAGCATCAGGTGCAGGACGGTGATGATATTTTGCTTTTTCAGGCCATCGCGGGAGGATGA
- a CDS encoding HesA/MoeB/ThiF family protein — protein MVTNPHTTSAGLSDSEFMRYSRQLMLEDIGPDGQEKLKAARVLLVGLGGLGAPASLYLAAAGIGTLLLADDDSLHISNLQRQILYRTSDTDKPKAVLAQRQLQALNPNSEAIAITERLSGDALHRAVSRVDLVLDCSDNMTTRHAVNAACFSTGKPLISGSAVGFSGQLAVFRPPYHAGCYACLYPDTAEPQRNCRTAGVLGPVVGVIGTLQALEAIKLLAGMPSALDGKLRMFNGKQQSWNTLQLTRAPHCPVCGGAV, from the coding sequence ATGGTAACGAATCCCCATACAACGTCTGCCGGACTGAGCGATAGCGAGTTCATGCGCTACAGCCGTCAGCTGATGCTGGAAGATATTGGCCCGGACGGTCAGGAGAAGCTCAAAGCCGCCCGCGTTCTGCTGGTGGGGCTGGGTGGACTGGGGGCTCCCGCCTCGCTCTATCTGGCAGCCGCAGGGATTGGCACGCTGCTGCTTGCCGACGATGACTCACTGCATATCAGCAACCTGCAACGCCAGATTCTGTATCGCACCAGCGATACCGACAAGCCCAAAGCCGTGCTGGCCCAGCGTCAGCTACAGGCGTTAAACCCGAACTCAGAAGCGATTGCGATTACCGAGAGGCTCAGCGGTGACGCGTTACACCGCGCCGTTAGCCGCGTCGATCTGGTGTTGGATTGCAGCGATAACATGACCACTCGCCATGCGGTTAACGCCGCCTGTTTTAGCACAGGCAAACCGCTCATCAGTGGGAGCGCCGTCGGCTTCAGTGGTCAGCTCGCCGTCTTCAGGCCGCCTTATCACGCTGGCTGCTACGCCTGCCTGTATCCCGATACGGCGGAGCCACAGCGCAACTGCCGTACCGCAGGCGTGCTGGGCCCGGTGGTCGGCGTGATTGGCACACTTCAGGCACTGGAAGCGATCAAGCTGCTAGCCGGTATGCCATCCGCGTTGGACGGCAAGCTGAGAATGTTCAATGGCAAACAGCAAAGTTGGAACACACTCCAGCTCACGCGCGCACCCCATTGCCCGGTATGCGGGGGAGCAGTATGA
- the thiE gene encoding thiamine phosphate synthase, producing the protein MTDSTPFAPTPQRLGLYPVVDSVEWIERLLGVGVKTIQLRIKDRSDEQAEAEVIQAIALGRRYQAQLFINDYWRLAVKHQAYGVHLGQEDLDTADLAAIKQAGLRLGVSTHDDRELARAVAISPSYIALGHIFPTQTKDMPSAPQGVVELTRHITDLQGRFPTVAIGGISIDRVPAVLKTGVGSIAVVSAITQAPDWRQATATLLRMIEGREA; encoded by the coding sequence ATGACGGATTCGACGCCCTTTGCCCCAACGCCGCAGCGGCTGGGGCTTTATCCCGTCGTCGATAGCGTGGAATGGATCGAACGATTACTCGGCGTCGGGGTGAAAACGATCCAACTGAGAATCAAAGATCGGTCAGATGAACAAGCCGAAGCCGAGGTGATCCAAGCGATCGCTTTGGGTCGCCGCTATCAGGCGCAGCTTTTCATCAATGACTACTGGAGATTGGCCGTCAAACATCAGGCATACGGCGTACATCTGGGTCAGGAAGATCTGGACACCGCCGATCTGGCCGCGATTAAACAAGCTGGCCTGCGCTTAGGCGTCTCCACGCACGACGATCGTGAGCTGGCGCGTGCGGTGGCAATCAGCCCGTCCTACATCGCGCTGGGGCATATTTTCCCAACCCAAACCAAAGACATGCCATCAGCGCCGCAGGGGGTCGTCGAACTGACGCGCCACATCACCGATCTACAAGGTCGATTTCCTACCGTTGCGATTGGCGGCATCAGCATCGACAGAGTACCTGCGGTGCTGAAAACGGGCGTAGGCAGTATTGCCGTCGTCAGCGCCATTACGCAGGCACCAGACTGGCGGCAGGCAACCGCGACGCTGCTCAGGATGATTGAAGGACGGGAGGCATGA
- the thiC gene encoding phosphomethylpyrimidine synthase ThiC: MSTEPLSIKTVSSKSGRREQRAAAQQFIETLQGTAFPNSKRIYLAGSRDDIHVPMREIQLSPTLLGGSKNNPQYEPNEPIPVYDTSGPYGDPAAQPDVRVGLEKLRASWIAERYDTESLSGVSSDFTQQRLADAGLDHLRFEHLPRPLRAKAGKRVTQLHYARQGIITPEMEFIAIRENMGRERIRGEVLRQQHPGQSFGALLPENITPEFVRQEVAAGRAIIPSNINHPESEPMIIGRNFLVKVNANIGNSAVTSSIEEEVEKLVWSTRWGADTVMDLSTGRYIHETREWILRNSPVPIGTVPIYQALEKVNGVAENLNWEMFRDTLLEQAEQGVDYFTIHAGVLLRYVPMTAKRLTGIVSRGGSIMAKWCLSHHKESFLFEHFREICEICAAYDVALSLGDGLRPGSIQDANDEAQFAELHTLGELTKIAWEYDVQVMIEGPGHVPMQMIRRNMTEELEHCHEAPFYTLGPLTTDIAPGYDHFTSGIGAAMIGWFGCAMLCYVTPKEHLGLPNKEDVKQGLITYKIAAHAADLAKGHPGAQIRDNAMSKARFEFRWEDQFNLALDPQTARAYHDETLPQESGKVAHFCSMCGPKFCSMKISQEVRDYAAKQEAEAKPIEVGMAQMSQEFRSRGSELYHSATSLQTEESK; encoded by the coding sequence TTCAGCTTAGCCCGACGTTACTCGGCGGCAGTAAAAACAATCCTCAATACGAGCCCAATGAACCAATCCCGGTTTACGATACGTCAGGGCCTTATGGCGATCCTGCTGCGCAACCCGATGTCCGCGTTGGGCTAGAGAAACTGCGCGCCAGTTGGATTGCAGAACGTTACGACACCGAGTCGCTATCCGGCGTCAGCTCCGATTTCACCCAACAGCGGTTGGCGGATGCCGGTCTGGATCATTTGCGCTTCGAGCACTTGCCACGACCTTTACGTGCCAAAGCAGGCAAACGCGTTACCCAGCTCCACTATGCGCGACAGGGGATCATTACCCCCGAAATGGAATTTATCGCCATTCGCGAAAATATGGGACGCGAACGCATTCGCGGTGAGGTGCTGCGCCAGCAGCATCCGGGGCAAAGTTTCGGAGCTCTCCTGCCGGAGAACATCACGCCGGAATTTGTCCGTCAGGAAGTAGCCGCCGGTCGCGCTATTATCCCTTCCAACATCAACCATCCAGAATCAGAGCCGATGATCATCGGTCGCAATTTTCTGGTGAAGGTTAACGCCAATATCGGCAACTCCGCCGTGACCTCCTCCATCGAAGAAGAAGTGGAAAAGCTGGTCTGGTCTACCCGCTGGGGCGCGGATACGGTGATGGATCTCTCCACTGGTCGCTATATTCACGAAACCCGCGAGTGGATTCTGCGTAACAGCCCCGTGCCAATCGGGACGGTACCGATTTATCAGGCGCTGGAGAAAGTGAATGGCGTAGCGGAAAACCTGAACTGGGAAATGTTCCGCGATACGCTGCTGGAGCAGGCCGAGCAAGGGGTGGACTATTTTACGATCCACGCAGGTGTCCTGCTGCGCTACGTGCCGATGACGGCCAAACGCCTGACTGGCATCGTCTCACGCGGCGGTTCCATTATGGCGAAGTGGTGTCTGTCGCATCACAAAGAGAGTTTCCTGTTCGAACACTTCCGCGAAATCTGTGAAATTTGTGCCGCTTATGACGTCGCGCTGTCGCTGGGTGACGGCTTACGCCCCGGTTCCATCCAGGACGCCAACGACGAAGCCCAGTTTGCCGAGCTGCATACGCTGGGCGAGCTGACCAAAATCGCCTGGGAATACGACGTTCAGGTAATGATCGAAGGCCCCGGGCACGTTCCGATGCAGATGATCCGCCGCAACATGACCGAAGAGCTGGAGCACTGCCACGAAGCACCGTTCTATACGCTCGGCCCGCTAACTACCGATATCGCACCGGGCTACGATCATTTCACCTCCGGCATCGGTGCCGCCATGATCGGCTGGTTCGGCTGTGCGATGCTCTGCTACGTGACGCCGAAAGAGCATCTCGGCTTGCCGAACAAAGAAGACGTCAAACAGGGGCTGATTACCTACAAGATCGCCGCTCACGCAGCCGATCTGGCGAAAGGCCATCCCGGCGCGCAGATCCGTGATAACGCCATGTCAAAAGCGCGCTTCGAATTCCGCTGGGAAGACCAGTTCAATCTGGCGCTCGATCCCCAAACAGCCCGCGCCTACCACGATGAAACCTTGCCGCAGGAATCCGGTAAAGTCGCCCACTTCTGCTCTATGTGCGGTCCTAAATTCTGCTCGATGAAAATCTCACAGGAAGTGCGCGACTACGCCGCGAAACAGGAAGCGGAAGCCAAACCGATTGAAGTTGGTATGGCGCAGATGTCGCAAGAATTCCGTTCTCGCGGCAGCGAGCTTTATCACAGCGCCACCAGCCTGCAAACCGAGGAGAGCAAATGA